In a single window of the Pongo abelii isolate AG06213 chromosome 1, NHGRI_mPonAbe1-v2.0_pri, whole genome shotgun sequence genome:
- the CCDC163 gene encoding transmembrane protein CCDC163 has protein sequence MYRSLSWFEQLDVLLNATNGNVVRIKQWLYPLGVSTAARDLAGTWISSHHLPLQSGVQAQQPWALETPTVPQRLSCPEQAVQGLLEEREQQKYQISVLEGNCRAFGARCGSKPKPKPRCKQDKENAVLPMAFLRSCRLTLNSVFWTVTVAGIFYGSQIPRGAPFLTWSPASFSSMPRVLSKRTYSFGAPKCS, from the exons ATGTATAGGAGCCTCAGCTGGTTTGAGCAGCTGGATGTGCTTCTCAACGCTACTAATGGAAATGTGGTCCGGATTAAG CAGTGGCTGTATCCTCTTGGGGTCTCCACCGCAG CCAGGGACCTGGCTGGGACCTGGATTTCCTCTCATCACTTGCCTCTGCAGTCAGGAGTCCAAGCTCAACAGCCTTGGGCTTTAGAGACTCCCACAGTTCCACAAAGGCTGAGCTGCCCTGA GCAGGCAGTGCAGGGCCTGCTAGAAGAGCGAGAGCAGCAGAAGTACCAGATCAGTGTCCTGGAAG GGAACTGCAGGGCCTTCGGAGCCAGGTGTGGGAGCAAGCCCAAGCCCAAGCCCAGATGCAAACAGGACAAGGAGAATGCAGTACTACCAATGGCCTTCCTCAGGAGCTGCAGACTGA CTCTTAACTCAGTCTTCTGGACAGTAACAGTAGCTGGGATCTTTTATGGAAGCCAG aTCCCCAGAGGAGCACCCTTTCTAACCTGGAGCCCAGCATCTTTCAGCTCCATGCCCAGAGTCTTAAGCAAGAGGACCTATTCCTTTGGAGCCCCaaaatgctcctga